GGCCTGCAGGGCATCCTGGGTATAGGGGCGACCCCGGACGGGAACTGGTTCAAAGGTGTCAGGCAGTTGCATTGCCCACTGGATGGAGCCGGTGTAGTACTGAATGTTGAAGGTTGGGAACACGCCCGTGGCGCGTGAAATCGCGTCGTACATTTCTTCAGAATCGAGGCGACGGACTAGCTTGCGGGCGAAATACGGGGTGTATTCTTCTTTCCATTCGCCTGCAAATTTTGAGGACAACTGATAGGCACTCGATTTGGTGATTGACCGCATCGTGGTCTGGAGGTTATAGCCGCTGGCAATAAATTCATCAGCCAGTTTTTCCAGCAGTTCTGGATTGGAGGGTTGGAGCGTCCAGGGTTCAGCCGGTGGATTTTTGGGATCAAGTCGGGCCAGATCAAAATTGGTTGGCGGATCAACAATTCCCAGGCCGAAGAAGTGGGCCCAGAGATAATTGACCGTGGCGCGGGCAAATTGCCGGTCTTTGGTCAACATCCGGACAAAGGCAACTCGATAATTTTCACCTGGTCCAGGTCGCTCGCCGGTAAACAGATATTGCGGGGTGACAACTGATCTCCCATCAACCGGTGCGCGGGGTGTTCGGTTGCCGGAATCAGTGTTGAGTTCATAATCTCCGCCACGCAATTCAGACACATCAAAGCTGCGAATCACAGGCTCAGTACTTTCGATGCGTGGTCGAAATGCCATTCGCGAAAAGAAGGCCGCCATTCCCCATGCCTGCTCGCGTTTGGTGTTGGTCGCCCAGACATTGAGTGCGTTGAGGTGACCTTCACCGTTGTGGCACAGCAGGCAATCCATGGTCTCAATCCCTAAAAAGCGGGTGCTGGCCTGAACCGCCGCCGTGTCGTAGGTGTCCTGGCGGGGGCCCATTGGAGTTGCCGCTCCGACCAGGTAATTCACGTACCCGGCATCAGCGCTGAAGTTATTTCCTGACCCAGCAATCAACGCCGTCACAAACTGGTCATAAGGCATGTTGCGCTCAATGGCATATTTGATCGCATAGTAGAATGCGTTGCGGCCCTGAGCGTAGCGCACGACATTCGATGACCGGGCTGAATTTTTCAGCAAATCACCCATCCACATCGTCCATCGGTCAACATATTCAGGCGTCCCGATCAATGAATCAACCAGCCGGTCACGCTTGGTCGGCGATTGATCCGCCGCAAACTGGCGAATCTGATCTGCCGTTGGAATGCGACCGGTCAGGTCAAGCGTCACCCGGCGGATAAATTCCTCGTCGGTTGACAGTCCGGCGGATGGGACTTTATCGCGTTCCATTTTGCCAAAGACTTCTTCGTCAATGTAGTTGCGACGGGTGACGGCTTTGGTTTGGGGCGCCGTGGTGGCCAGACGGGTTTCAACCCATTCCGTACTGCCGGAAAGCTCGCGAATATGAGCTTTCGGATTGCCCAACACGTCCGGATCGGTCAGAAATGAACAGTCACCTCGGGCGGTGCCAGTTCGGACAATATCGGTCTCCGGGAAGTCAAAAGTGTCGGGCTTTTTCGATTTCTGCCCACCTGTCGCGGGGATAACGAAGGTGGTTGTGGCTGTAATCACCATCAGACAGCACACAACGAGCAGTTTTAAAGAGGACTTGCGCATACAACCTCCCTCAAGGCTTTGTCGAGAAAAGCGAATCTGTAAGGATGTGAAGTTTTGGGGATTTGAACTTCAGGGACTGAGTGCCGCTTAAGAGTTCATCCTGAAATAAAAAGTTTGGGAAAGTTTTGCAATTTCTGAGTTCCGGGAAAATAGCGAAAGGACAAAAAGAACTGAGGCGACAAAAAGGACAAAAATGATCAACGCATAAGTCCCACATTGTGAAAGAGAAAAGGTGAACAGAGGGTTTTATGAGTTCTGATCCTATCCGCCAACCCCCAACCCCCAACCCCCAATCTTCCCGGCGCCGCCGTTGTGTGCTGGGAGTGATCGTGGTGCTTGGCATCATCGGTGCGCTTGATGCCTTTTTGATCGAGCCCAACTGGATTGAAATCACCCGTCATCACGTTCGGTTTGGCTTGTCGAAACCGCTGAAAATTGCGCACTTGACCGATGTCCATACCACGGGGCTCCACTGGCGCGAACGAAAGTTGCTGGAACTGTTACAGGCAGAAAGCCCGGATCTGATTGTGCTCACTGGAGATACATTGGGTGATGGCTTTAGATATCAGGAAGCCGCCGAAGTCCTTCAACGGTTGCACGCCCCACTTGGTGTGTGGCTGGTCCGAGGCAACTGGGAATATTTCCGACCCGTGCCCAATGACCGTGCCTTTTACGATTCGGTCGGAATCAAGCTCCTGGTCAATGAATCAGCCAGACTCACCGACGAAGTCTGGCTGGGAGGCTTTGATGATGCCGTGATGGGGCGTCCACGAACGGATGCCGTTTTTCCGGAATCTTCATCGGGCAAAGTCTTGCGGCTGGCCTTATTTCACTCACCAATTTTTTATGAGCAGATTGCCGGGAAATGTGATCTGGCACTGGCCGGACATACCCATGGCGGACAGGTCTATCTTCCACTGTACGGCCCACTCTGGCTGCCTCGTGGATGTGGAAATTATTTGGGAGGCTGGTACAAACGGGAAAACTCGCAAATGTATGTGAGTCGTGGAGTTGGAACCTCATTGATTGAAGTCCGCTTTTTGTGCCGCCCCGAACTTGCCATCATTACGGTTGAATGAAGAAACCATTTAGTGGTTAGTGGCTAGTGATTAGTGGTTAGAAATCAATGCTTTCGAAGAAAAACCAAGAACCAAAAACTAACCACTAAGGGAGCGTTAAAAAATAAGTTCCTGGGGCGCGTTCTGCCACGTCCAGGTTTTGGTCTTGCACCGCGAAGCGGTGCCGTTCGGAGAGGGAGGTCGGTTGGCCGCTTTGGGCCTACCACCGGATCCAAAGGCCACCCCTTGTTGCTCCCGCCCCGCAGGGGGCGCGGGCGAAGTGGGGAGCACTGGAGAGGACGAACCTGTTCCCGGTGGTAGCTCACAAAGCTTCGCAACCACCGGCTATCCGAACGGCAGCCCTCCGGGATGCTCAATCCAAATGCCTGATTCCCAAACGAAAACGGGAAATTGATTTTTTACAGTCCCTAACCACTAACCACTAACCACTTTCTTCATTTTTCACTCAAAACTTATAAATCACCCGCTGGCTTTCGTGCGTGGCGGCGAGTTGTCCACAGGCGGCAGTGATGTCACGACCACGTGGGCGACGGATAAATACTGGAAGATCTTTTTGTTTCAGAATGGATTGAAAGGCCAGGACACGGGCTTCGGTTGAAGGTTGATAGGGAAGCTCTGGTGCCGGGTTATGCGGAATCAGGTTGAGTTTGACGGCATTGCGTGCTCGAAGCCGGGTCGTCAGTTTCAAAATCTGATGGGCGTGCTCGTCGTGGTCATTGATTCCATCAAGCATCACGTATTCAAAGGTCATTTTTTCACCCAGAGCGAGTGGAAACGCTTCGCACGCCTGCATCAGGTCAGCGAGCGGGTAGCGGCGATTGATCGGCATCAACTGATTTCGAAGGTCATCGGTTGGGGCTGAGAGCGAGATGGCCAGTCGTGGGCGGTTGGGTTCCTGGCCAAAATCAACAATTCGCGGAACAATGCCGGCGGTCGAAACGGTGACGTGGCTGGGGCGAATTTCAAGTCCGTCAGCGTCTCCCATAAGCTGAATGGCCTGCATGACGTTCGCATAATTCAAAAACGGTTCACCCATGCCCATAAACACCAGATTGATTGGTGGGAGTTTGGCTATCTGGGGTGGGTGTTCTGCCTGGAGTCGTTCCAGCTCGCTTCTCAGAACATACACGACCTGACCGACGATTTCACCAACGGTCAAATTGCGTTTGAGACCAATCTGGGCGGTAAGACAAAAATCACAGGCGAGCGGACAGCCAGCCTGCGACGAAAGACAGATGGTTGACCGGCGGGCTTCAGGGATCCAGACAGCTTCAATGGCTTCGTTTCCATTGACGTTGAAGAGGTAGCGCCGCGTGCCGTCCGATGAGTTAAAGGTTTGCGCCAGCGTCACAGTATCAATGGTGAAGTTTGGGGCCAGTTTTTCGCGCAACGACTTCGGAAGTTCATGAATGTCTTCAATTGAACCCGCCATCCGCTTATACAGTGCCCGAAAAGCTTGTTTGGCTCGAAAAGCCGGTTCGCCATAGGCTGCGAGAGTTGTGGCCAGTTCGGTTCGGTCCAGGCCAATCAGCGAAGGTCGGGCAGTTTGGGATTGGTTTTCGTCGCGGGAAACAACAGATGCCACAGGGAAGTCTCCTTACACTTTTACAGTTTGGGTTAATCAGTCATTGTGAGAGCATTGATTTTGAACGACAAGCCATTCACGTGGATTCGAGCATTGCCTTCAGTCAATAATTCATTTTAAAAATGGTCTCAACTACTGCCATCAAATGGTTTTTCAACCCCAAACCCCAAGCCCCAAGCCCTAAGATTTCTATGATTTACATCAAACATGTTCAAACTCCTGCCGACGTGGAACAGGCGCGTCTTTTATTTGAAGAATATGGCAACACACGCCCTGGTGACCCCGCGTTGGCGGCCCTGGCCTCGGAAATTACCAGTCTTCCGGGTGAATATGCGCCTCCAGGTGGCAGTTTGCTGCTTGCCATGGATGAGGAAACTGTGGCGGGATGTGTCGCCGTGCGAAGGTGGGCGGCTGGAATTGCTGAAATGAAGCGCCTGTTTGTCCGGCCTGGATTTCGAGGGAAGCGTGTTGGCTATCAACTGGCGATGGCGATTCTTGAGGAGGCCCGACGATTGGGACACCGTCGTCTCCGGCTTGACACAATTCCGGGAATGGACGAGGCCCAGGCCCTCTATCGGCAACTGGGGTTCCAGGAAATCCCGGCCTATCGCTATAACCCCAATGAACACACAAAGTTTTTTGAAATCCCCCTGACCGGTGAGCCTCGGGAGACACACAAACCTGCCGCTCGTGAAAAACTGGAAATCGGCATCATCGGAGATTTTCAGCCGGGCTATCGAAAGCACGAAACGACGTCCATGGCCATTCTTGAAGCGGCTCAGGCGCTTGGCGTGAAGCTTAACCTGACCTGGTTTGGCACAAACGACCTGGCAGTGGCTGAAAAGCGGATTGACCTGGCGGGCTGTGATGGAATTTGTGCCGCTCCGAGCAGTCCTTATCGAAATCTGGAAGGCGGTTTGGCGGCCATTCAACTGGCTCGGGAAGCCAAAATTCCGTTTCTGGCCACCTGTGGCGGTTTTCAGCATACGTTACTGGAATTTGCCCGCCATGTCGCCCATCTGAAACAGGCCGAATCCGGCGAATACAACCCGGAAGCCGACGTCCTTTTGCTCAACCTTTCAGCCTGTTCACCTGTGGATGGGAGCTTCAGACTTTCGGGAAAAAAGGAAATCCGTTTCTCACCGCACGCCAGAGTGGCCAAAATCTATGGTCAGCTTGAAGTGGAAGAGGAATTCGCCTGTAACTATGAATTAAATCAACAGTTTCAGGAGCAACTGGTCAATGCGGGATTGAAAGTGACCGGAACAACTGAAGGCGGAGAAGCCAGAGTGGTTGAATTGATCGAGCATCCATTTTTTGTGGCGACGGCCTACCTGCCGCAATGGTCATCGAGTGAGGGCTCACCGAACCCGCTTTTTACTGCGTTTCTGAACGCTGCACGAATGACCTTCCTTTTGAAGGAGGAATGAAGAAAAGACTTGGTGCTTTGGAACCAATATCTTCCAAGCCCCAAGAACCAAAGAGTGGTTCGTGGTGCCAGTTAAGAGTTGAAAAAAAGACTGGTTTTGAATCCGTGAAGCGGGTGACAGTCTTCAAGCCTCGGGTGGAATGAGCGTCAGCGAATGGAATCCGTGGCGTTCATTACCGGTCAGCCTGGCCTGGGCGACGGCGGAATTCATCGCTACCGATTTTGTTTTCCACGGATTCCGTTGCGCTCCACCCGAGGCTTTAACTCTTTCGCCCAGTTCCTGGGTTGCCCCCCCAAAACCGCTTCAACTCTTAACTGGCATTAGTGGTTAGAAATCAATACTTTCGAAGAAGCCCCAAGCCCCAAGCCCCAAGCCCCAAGCCCCAAGCCCCAAGCCCCAAGCCTTAAGCCCCAG
The Acidobacteriota bacterium DNA segment above includes these coding regions:
- a CDS encoding DUF1553 domain-containing protein encodes the protein MRKSSLKLLVVCCLMVITATTTFVIPATGGQKSKKPDTFDFPETDIVRTGTARGDCSFLTDPDVLGNPKAHIRELSGSTEWVETRLATTAPQTKAVTRRNYIDEEVFGKMERDKVPSAGLSTDEEFIRRVTLDLTGRIPTADQIRQFAADQSPTKRDRLVDSLIGTPEYVDRWTMWMGDLLKNSARSSNVVRYAQGRNAFYYAIKYAIERNMPYDQFVTALIAGSGNNFSADAGYVNYLVGAATPMGPRQDTYDTAAVQASTRFLGIETMDCLLCHNGEGHLNALNVWATNTKREQAWGMAAFFSRMAFRPRIESTEPVIRSFDVSELRGGDYELNTDSGNRTPRAPVDGRSVVTPQYLFTGERPGPGENYRVAFVRMLTKDRQFARATVNYLWAHFFGLGIVDPPTNFDLARLDPKNPPAEPWTLQPSNPELLEKLADEFIASGYNLQTTMRSITKSSAYQLSSKFAGEWKEEYTPYFARKLVRRLDSEEMYDAISRATGVFPTFNIQYYTGSIQWAMQLPDTFEPVPVRGRPYTQDALQARMFLDTFGRGDRDQLPRSNTPSILQSLALMNSPAVTNRIRQSAINGTLASQRVDDVKTYVDNIFLTVLGRKPTTAEQEQAVAMFQRDRNQGAQDLMWVLVNKIDFLYNY
- a CDS encoding metallophosphoesterase; protein product: MSSDPIRQPPTPNPQSSRRRRCVLGVIVVLGIIGALDAFLIEPNWIEITRHHVRFGLSKPLKIAHLTDVHTTGLHWRERKLLELLQAESPDLIVLTGDTLGDGFRYQEAAEVLQRLHAPLGVWLVRGNWEYFRPVPNDRAFYDSVGIKLLVNESARLTDEVWLGGFDDAVMGRPRTDAVFPESSSGKVLRLALFHSPIFYEQIAGKCDLALAGHTHGGQVYLPLYGPLWLPRGCGNYLGGWYKRENSQMYVSRGVGTSLIEVRFLCRPELAIITVE
- the rlmN gene encoding 23S rRNA (adenine(2503)-C(2))-methyltransferase RlmN, which gives rise to MASVVSRDENQSQTARPSLIGLDRTELATTLAAYGEPAFRAKQAFRALYKRMAGSIEDIHELPKSLREKLAPNFTIDTVTLAQTFNSSDGTRRYLFNVNGNEAIEAVWIPEARRSTICLSSQAGCPLACDFCLTAQIGLKRNLTVGEIVGQVVYVLRSELERLQAEHPPQIAKLPPINLVFMGMGEPFLNYANVMQAIQLMGDADGLEIRPSHVTVSTAGIVPRIVDFGQEPNRPRLAISLSAPTDDLRNQLMPINRRYPLADLMQACEAFPLALGEKMTFEYVMLDGINDHDEHAHQILKLTTRLRARNAVKLNLIPHNPAPELPYQPSTEARVLAFQSILKQKDLPVFIRRPRGRDITAACGQLAATHESQRVIYKF
- a CDS encoding GNAT family N-acetyltransferase, with the translated sequence MIYIKHVQTPADVEQARLLFEEYGNTRPGDPALAALASEITSLPGEYAPPGGSLLLAMDEETVAGCVAVRRWAAGIAEMKRLFVRPGFRGKRVGYQLAMAILEEARRLGHRRLRLDTIPGMDEAQALYRQLGFQEIPAYRYNPNEHTKFFEIPLTGEPRETHKPAAREKLEIGIIGDFQPGYRKHETTSMAILEAAQALGVKLNLTWFGTNDLAVAEKRIDLAGCDGICAAPSSPYRNLEGGLAAIQLAREAKIPFLATCGGFQHTLLEFARHVAHLKQAESGEYNPEADVLLLNLSACSPVDGSFRLSGKKEIRFSPHARVAKIYGQLEVEEEFACNYELNQQFQEQLVNAGLKVTGTTEGGEARVVELIEHPFFVATAYLPQWSSSEGSPNPLFTAFLNAARMTFLLKEE